The Thermovirga sp. genome includes a window with the following:
- a CDS encoding PilN domain-containing protein, whose protein sequence is MSLKLDLRPIDYIESERKPVQLKRTVALVLVVLFVGVSAVTFIYGLVLSRSLRAERMELASNIERMLQQSGKLGTELKKQQALYQDFGKALVLLQKELPSVEFLGVLERTLPPGVWLQKAGLSPGKAALSGFAYTENDVVSFGRALSEASVVSSVGFPVTTRVRQESGASVRFSLDCGIRDIMSIAPGRDEPAELGEVASR, encoded by the coding sequence ATGAGCCTCAAACTCGACCTGCGGCCCATCGATTACATCGAGTCCGAGAGGAAACCGGTGCAGCTCAAGAGGACGGTGGCGCTGGTCCTCGTCGTCCTCTTCGTGGGCGTGTCGGCCGTCACGTTCATCTACGGCCTGGTGCTCTCCCGGTCCCTGAGGGCCGAGAGGATGGAGCTGGCGTCGAACATCGAAAGGATGCTTCAGCAGAGCGGCAAACTGGGCACGGAGCTGAAAAAGCAGCAGGCCCTCTACCAGGACTTCGGCAAGGCCCTGGTCCTGCTCCAGAAGGAACTGCCCTCGGTGGAGTTCCTGGGCGTCCTGGAGCGGACCCTGCCCCCCGGCGTGTGGCTCCAGAAGGCGGGCCTTTCCCCGGGGAAGGCGGCCCTGTCGGGCTTCGCCTACACGGAAAACGACGTGGTCTCCTTCGGCAGGGCCCTCTCGGAGGCCTCGGTGGTGAGTTCCGTGGGCTTCCCCGTCACGACCAGGGTCCGCCAGGAGAGCGGCGCCTCGGTGCGGTTTTCGCTGGACTGCGGCATCAGGGACATCATGTCCATCGCCCCCGGAAGGGACGAGCCCGCGGAGTTGGGGGAGGTGGCCTCCCGATGA